One Pseudomonas fluorescens genomic region harbors:
- a CDS encoding FAD-dependent oxidoreductase, giving the protein MAERLNNDFQFIDVGRKDPKKKLLRQRKKEFVEIYEPFKPQQSADQAHRCLGCGNPYCEWKCPVHNFIPNWLKLVAEGNILQAAELSHQTNTLPEVCGRVCPQDRLCEGACTLNDGFGAVTIGSVEKYITDTAFAMGWRPDMSKVKPTGKRVAIIGAGPAGLGCADVLVRGGVTPVVFDKNPEIGGLLTFGIPEFKLEKTVLSNRREVFTGMGIEFRLNTEVGKDVTIEQLLAEYDAVFMGMGTYTYMKGGFAGEDLPGVYDALDFLIANVNRNLGFEKSPEDFVDMKGKKVVVLGGGDTAMDCNRTSIRQGAKSVTCAYRRDEANMPGSRKEVKNAKEEGVKFLYNRQPIAIVGEDKVEGVKVVETRLGEPDARGRRSPEPIPGSEEIIPADAVVIAFGFRPSPAPWFEQFEIQTDSQGRVVAPEQGQYKHQTSNPKIFAGGDMVRGSDLVVTAIFEGRNAAEGILDYLGV; this is encoded by the coding sequence ATGGCCGAACGTCTCAATAACGACTTCCAGTTCATCGATGTCGGGCGCAAAGATCCGAAGAAGAAACTGTTGCGTCAACGCAAGAAAGAGTTCGTGGAAATCTACGAACCATTCAAACCCCAGCAGTCGGCCGATCAGGCCCACCGCTGCCTGGGTTGCGGCAACCCGTATTGCGAATGGAAGTGCCCGGTGCACAACTTCATTCCCAACTGGCTGAAGCTGGTGGCCGAGGGCAATATCCTTCAGGCCGCCGAGCTGTCGCACCAGACCAACACCCTGCCGGAAGTCTGCGGCCGCGTGTGCCCGCAGGATCGTCTGTGCGAAGGTGCCTGCACTCTCAACGACGGTTTCGGTGCAGTAACCATCGGTTCGGTCGAGAAGTACATCACCGACACCGCCTTCGCCATGGGCTGGCGCCCGGACATGTCCAAGGTCAAACCGACCGGCAAACGTGTTGCGATCATCGGCGCAGGCCCGGCGGGTCTGGGTTGTGCCGACGTGCTGGTACGCGGTGGCGTAACCCCGGTGGTGTTCGACAAGAACCCGGAAATCGGTGGTCTGCTGACCTTCGGCATCCCCGAGTTCAAGCTGGAAAAGACCGTGCTGAGCAATCGTCGCGAAGTCTTCACCGGCATGGGCATCGAGTTCCGTCTCAACACCGAAGTCGGCAAAGACGTGACCATCGAGCAACTGCTCGCCGAATACGATGCCGTGTTCATGGGCATGGGCACCTACACCTACATGAAGGGCGGCTTTGCCGGTGAGGACCTGCCGGGCGTCTACGACGCACTGGACTTCCTGATTGCCAACGTCAATCGCAACCTGGGCTTTGAAAAGTCGCCGGAAGATTTCGTCGATATGAAAGGCAAGAAGGTGGTGGTTCTGGGTGGCGGCGACACCGCGATGGACTGCAATCGTACTTCGATCCGCCAAGGCGCCAAGTCGGTGACCTGTGCTTATCGTCGTGACGAAGCGAACATGCCCGGCTCGCGCAAAGAGGTAAAGAACGCCAAGGAAGAAGGCGTGAAATTCCTCTACAACCGCCAGCCGATCGCCATTGTCGGCGAAGACAAGGTTGAAGGCGTGAAGGTGGTCGAGACCCGTCTCGGCGAACCGGACGCCCGTGGCCGTCGCAGCCCTGAGCCGATCCCGGGTTCCGAAGAGATCATCCCGGCCGACGCCGTGGTCATCGCCTTCGGTTTCCGCCCGAGCCCGGCGCCGTGGTTCGAACAGTTCGAGATCCAGACCGACAGCCAGGGCCGCGTCGTTGCGCCTGAGCAAGGTCAGTACAAGCACCAGACCAGCAACCCGAAAATCTTTGCCGGTGGCGATATGGTGCGTGGTTCCGATCTGGTGGTGACAGCGATTTTCGAAGGACGTAATGCCGCCGAAGGGATCCTCGATTACCTGGGCGTCTAA
- the hemE gene encoding uroporphyrinogen decarboxylase, with the protein MTALKNDRFLRALLKQPVDVTPVWMMRQAGRYLPEYRASRAHAGDFMSLCMNPEFACEVTMQPLDRYPQLDAAILFSDILTIPDAMGQGLYFETGEGPRFKKVVSTLADIEALPIPDPHKDLGYVMDAVSTIRRELNGRVPLIGFSGSPWTLATYMVEGGSSKDFRKTKAMLYDNPQAMHLLLDKLAQSVTAYLNGQIMAGAQAVQIFDTWGGNLSAAAYQEFSLAYMKKIVSGLIREHDGRKVPVILFTKNGGLWLESIAEAGADALGLDWTCDIGNARARVGDKVALQGNMDPTVLYAKPEAIRTEVGRILASYGKGSGHVFNLGHGITPEVDPEHAGAFLRAVHELSAQYHE; encoded by the coding sequence ATGACTGCCCTGAAGAACGACCGTTTCCTCCGCGCCCTGCTCAAGCAACCCGTTGACGTCACGCCTGTGTGGATGATGCGCCAGGCCGGTCGCTATCTGCCGGAATATCGCGCCAGCCGCGCCCACGCCGGGGACTTCATGAGCCTGTGCATGAATCCGGAATTCGCTTGCGAAGTCACCATGCAACCGCTCGACCGCTATCCACAGCTGGACGCGGCGATCCTGTTTTCCGACATCCTCACCATTCCTGATGCCATGGGCCAAGGCCTGTACTTCGAAACCGGTGAAGGTCCGCGCTTTAAGAAAGTCGTCAGCACCCTCGCCGATATCGAAGCCCTGCCGATCCCTGATCCGCACAAGGATCTTGGCTATGTGATGGACGCGGTCAGCACCATCCGTCGCGAACTCAACGGCCGCGTGCCGCTGATCGGCTTCTCCGGCAGCCCTTGGACGCTGGCGACTTACATGGTCGAAGGTGGCTCGTCGAAAGACTTCCGCAAGACCAAAGCGATGCTCTACGACAACCCGCAAGCCATGCACCTGCTGCTCGACAAGCTGGCGCAGTCGGTGACCGCGTACCTCAACGGCCAGATCATGGCCGGCGCGCAAGCGGTGCAGATCTTCGATACCTGGGGCGGCAATCTGTCGGCAGCGGCGTATCAGGAGTTCTCGCTGGCCTACATGAAGAAAATCGTCAGCGGCCTGATCCGCGAACACGACGGGCGCAAAGTGCCGGTGATTCTCTTCACCAAGAACGGCGGCCTGTGGCTGGAAAGCATCGCCGAAGCCGGTGCCGACGCGCTGGGCCTGGACTGGACCTGCGACATCGGCAACGCCCGCGCCCGTGTCGGCGACAAGGTCGCGCTGCAAGGCAACATGGACCCGACCGTGCTCTACGCCAAACCGGAAGCGATTCGCACTGAAGTCGGGCGCATCCTGGCCAGCTACGGCAAAGGCAGCGGCCATGTTTTCAACCTTGGCCACGGCATCACTCCGGAGGTGGATCCGGAGCATGCCGGCGCGTTCCTGCGCGCGGTGCATGAGTTGTCGGCGCAGTATCACGAGTGA
- a CDS encoding MFS transporter, protein MKTVVAPLAHEVPPAAGDDAFAELQEIYIEKGTPAFMRTVLALFCGGFATFALLYCVQPMMPLLSHEYRINAAQSSLILSVATGMLAFGLLITGPISDRIGRKPVMVAALFAAALCTIASSMMPSWEGVLIMRALIGLSLSGLAAVAMTYLSEEIHPQHIGLAMGLYIGGNAIGGMSGRLITGVLIDFVSWHTAMLVIGALAMIAAAVFWKILPESRNFRPRSLHPRSLLDGFTMHFRDAGLPLLFLEAFVLMGAFVTLFNYIGYRLLAAPYNLDQVFVGLLSVVYLSGIYSSAKIGSLADKLGRRKVLWATIALMFAGLALTMFTPLLLVIVGMLVFTFGFFAAHSVASSWIGRRALTAKGQASSLYLFSYYAGSSIAGTAGGVFWHLGGWNGIGLFIGSLLLIALLVALKLAKLPPLGGAKA, encoded by the coding sequence GTGAAAACTGTTGTCGCGCCCCTTGCCCACGAAGTCCCGCCCGCTGCCGGCGACGATGCTTTCGCCGAGCTGCAGGAGATTTACATCGAAAAAGGCACACCGGCGTTCATGCGCACGGTGTTGGCGTTGTTCTGCGGCGGCTTTGCGACGTTCGCCCTGCTCTATTGCGTGCAACCGATGATGCCGCTGCTGTCCCACGAATACCGGATCAATGCGGCGCAGAGCAGCCTGATCCTCTCGGTCGCAACCGGCATGCTCGCCTTCGGTCTGCTGATCACCGGGCCGATTTCCGATCGCATCGGACGTAAACCGGTGATGGTCGCCGCGCTCTTCGCGGCAGCGCTGTGCACCATCGCCAGTTCAATGATGCCGAGCTGGGAAGGCGTACTGATCATGCGCGCGCTGATCGGATTGTCGCTGAGCGGTCTGGCCGCTGTGGCGATGACTTATCTCAGCGAAGAAATTCATCCACAGCACATCGGCCTGGCGATGGGCTTGTACATCGGCGGTAACGCTATTGGCGGGATGAGCGGACGCTTGATCACCGGTGTCTTGATCGACTTCGTCAGCTGGCACACGGCGATGCTGGTAATTGGTGCGCTGGCAATGATTGCTGCGGCGGTGTTCTGGAAGATTTTGCCGGAGTCGCGCAATTTCCGCCCGCGCTCGCTGCACCCGCGCAGCCTGCTCGACGGCTTCACCATGCACTTTCGCGACGCCGGCCTGCCGCTGCTGTTTCTTGAAGCGTTCGTGTTGATGGGCGCGTTTGTCACGCTGTTCAACTACATCGGCTATCGCTTGCTGGCGGCGCCGTACAACCTCGATCAAGTGTTCGTCGGCTTGCTTTCGGTGGTTTACCTGTCGGGCATCTACAGCTCGGCGAAGATCGGTTCGCTGGCGGATAAACTGGGGCGGCGCAAAGTGTTGTGGGCAACCATTGCGCTAATGTTCGCCGGGCTGGCGCTGACGATGTTCACGCCGCTGCTGCTGGTGATCGTCGGCATGCTGGTGTTCACCTTCGGCTTCTTTGCCGCGCATTCGGTGGCGAGCAGCTGGATCGGTCGGCGTGCGTTGACGGCCAAGGGGCAGGCATCGTCGCTGTATCTGTTCAGTTATTACGCCGGCTCGAGCATTGCCGGGACGGCGGGCGGGGTGTTCTGGCATTTGGGTGGCTGGAACGGCATCGGCCTGTTTATCGGTTCGCTGTTGTTGATTGCGCTGCTGGTGGCGCTGAAGCTCGCGAAGTTGCCGCCTCTCGGTGGTGCCAAAGCTTAA
- a CDS encoding LysR family transcriptional regulator — protein sequence MELRHLRYFIAVAEELHFGRAALVLGISQPPLSQQIQALEQEVGARLFERTNRRVELSEAGRLFLQEARLVLAQVDKAADVARRAQLGELGELKIGFTSSAPFNSTIPQAIFSFRQRFPAVHLNLREMSSTMVAEALVDESIEVGIMRPLGLPDSLSVVELMREPLVAVLSSKHPLAQDSDEGLFLSALALEPFVFFPRSYGSGLYAQLLSLARDAGFSPHFAQEAGEAMTIIGLVAAGLGVSVLPASYQRMRIDGVVYRPLLDPEAISAVWLVQRKDQKSPMAKAFVELLTRKVEPLKT from the coding sequence ATGGAATTGCGTCATCTGCGCTACTTCATCGCCGTTGCCGAAGAATTGCATTTCGGCCGCGCCGCGCTGGTGCTGGGCATTTCCCAGCCACCGCTGAGCCAGCAAATTCAGGCGCTGGAACAGGAAGTCGGCGCGCGCTTGTTTGAACGGACCAATCGTCGGGTCGAGCTGAGCGAGGCGGGCAGGTTGTTTCTGCAAGAGGCACGGCTGGTGCTGGCGCAGGTTGATAAAGCGGCGGATGTCGCCCGGCGTGCACAGCTCGGCGAGCTGGGTGAATTGAAAATCGGTTTCACCTCTTCGGCGCCATTCAATTCGACGATTCCACAGGCGATTTTTTCCTTTAGGCAGCGCTTCCCTGCGGTGCACCTGAACCTGCGCGAGATGAGCAGCACCATGGTCGCGGAAGCCTTGGTCGACGAATCAATCGAGGTCGGTATCATGCGCCCGCTGGGGTTGCCGGATTCGTTGAGCGTGGTGGAATTGATGCGCGAGCCATTGGTGGCGGTGCTCAGTTCCAAGCATCCGTTGGCGCAGGACAGTGACGAAGGCCTGTTTCTGTCGGCGCTGGCGCTGGAACCGTTCGTGTTTTTTCCGCGCAGCTATGGCAGTGGTCTCTATGCGCAACTGCTCAGCCTGGCTCGCGACGCCGGCTTCAGCCCGCATTTTGCGCAAGAGGCCGGCGAGGCAATGACCATCATCGGTCTTGTCGCAGCGGGCCTGGGTGTGTCGGTGTTGCCGGCGTCTTATCAACGCATGCGCATCGACGGCGTGGTCTACCGCCCGTTGCTCGACCCGGAAGCGATTTCAGCGGTATGGCTGGTGCAGCGCAAAGACCAGAAATCACCGATGGCCAAGGCGTTTGTCGAACTGCTTACGCGCAAAGTCGAACCTCTGAAAACCTGA
- a CDS encoding excinuclease codes for MHLKKLAAVTLLLCALPAVSQARDTAVYLPFDKAVAEATRSGKIDGSVKFYLAGNTPAGKVTVVSPGAVTNKKTNAFNKSDEVACEWVAQSAIISLHQAAKSAGANAVTNIVSFYKSNERKDAQTYECHAGAIMAGVALKGDLAKVQ; via the coding sequence ATGCACCTCAAGAAACTCGCTGCCGTCACCCTGCTGCTCTGCGCCTTGCCAGCCGTCAGCCAGGCCCGCGATACGGCGGTCTACCTGCCGTTCGACAAAGCCGTGGCCGAAGCGACCCGCTCCGGCAAAATTGACGGCAGCGTGAAATTCTATCTGGCCGGCAACACCCCGGCTGGCAAAGTCACCGTCGTCAGCCCCGGCGCCGTGACCAACAAAAAAACCAACGCCTTCAACAAATCCGATGAAGTCGCCTGCGAGTGGGTCGCCCAATCAGCAATCATCAGCCTGCACCAGGCCGCCAAAAGCGCCGGCGCCAACGCTGTGACCAACATCGTCAGCTTCTACAAGAGCAACGAGCGCAAGGACGCGCAGACCTATGAATGCCATGCAGGCGCGATCATGGCCGGCGTTGCGTTGAAAGGTGATCTGGCGAAGGTTCAGTAA
- a CDS encoding beta-ketoacyl-ACP synthase, giving the protein MKRVVVTGMAGITSLGSDWQTIAGNFAANRSGIRQMDEWDRFTELNTRLAGPIDDFLVPAHWTRKQLRSMGRVSRLAVGAAEKALADAGLLGDESIKDGRMGVACGSSTGSTDEIKAFGNMLLNSVAEGLNANSYVRMMPHTTAANISIFFGLTGRLIPTSSACTSGSQGIGYAYEAIKFGRLPLMLAGGAEELCPTEAMVFDALYATSLKNDAPQTSPRPYDKGRDGLVIGEGGGMLVLEELEHALARGAHIHAEIVGFGSNADGQHTTRPEQVTMRRAMELALEDAGLTPDAIGYVNGHGTATEQGDIAETLATSSLFGEHMPISSQKSFLGHTLGACGALESWFSIEMLNSDQYVHTFNLDEVDPHCGKLDYLRGEFRQMHHEYVMNNNFAFGGVNTSLIFRRWPQPN; this is encoded by the coding sequence ATGAAGCGCGTCGTCGTCACCGGCATGGCCGGTATTACCTCGCTGGGCAGCGACTGGCAGACCATTGCCGGCAACTTCGCGGCCAACCGCAGCGGCATTCGCCAGATGGACGAGTGGGATCGCTTCACTGAACTCAATACACGTCTGGCCGGACCCATCGATGATTTTCTCGTGCCGGCGCACTGGACGCGCAAGCAATTGCGCAGCATGGGCCGGGTCTCGCGACTGGCGGTCGGCGCGGCGGAAAAAGCCCTCGCCGACGCCGGCCTGCTCGGCGACGAATCGATCAAGGACGGGCGCATGGGCGTCGCCTGTGGCTCTTCCACCGGCAGCACCGACGAGATCAAAGCATTCGGCAATATGCTGCTCAACTCGGTGGCCGAGGGCCTCAACGCCAACTCCTACGTGCGGATGATGCCGCATACCACCGCCGCAAACATCAGCATTTTCTTCGGCCTTACCGGTCGGCTGATCCCGACGTCCAGCGCCTGCACCAGCGGCAGCCAGGGCATCGGCTATGCCTACGAAGCGATCAAGTTTGGCCGCCTGCCACTGATGCTCGCCGGCGGCGCCGAAGAGCTGTGCCCGACCGAAGCCATGGTTTTCGATGCGCTGTACGCCACCAGCCTGAAAAACGATGCACCGCAGACTAGCCCTCGCCCTTACGACAAGGGCCGCGATGGCTTGGTGATCGGCGAAGGTGGCGGCATGCTGGTGCTTGAAGAACTGGAACACGCCCTCGCCCGTGGCGCGCACATTCACGCTGAAATCGTCGGCTTCGGCAGCAACGCCGATGGTCAGCACACCACTCGCCCCGAACAAGTGACCATGCGCCGCGCAATGGAGCTGGCCCTGGAAGATGCCGGCCTGACGCCGGACGCCATCGGCTACGTAAACGGCCACGGCACCGCGACCGAACAGGGCGACATCGCCGAAACGCTGGCCACCAGCAGCCTGTTCGGCGAGCACATGCCGATCAGCTCGCAGAAGAGTTTCCTCGGTCACACCCTCGGCGCCTGCGGTGCGCTGGAGTCATGGTTCAGCATCGAGATGCTCAACAGCGATCAGTATGTGCACACCTTCAACCTCGACGAAGTCGACCCGCACTGCGGCAAGCTCGATTACCTGCGCGGTGAATTCCGCCAGATGCACCATGAATACGTGATGAACAACAATTTCGCTTTTGGTGGCGTCAACACTTCGTTGATTTTTCGCCGCTGGCCGCAACCGAATTAA
- the fabG gene encoding 3-oxoacyl-ACP reductase FabG, translating into MTESVLVTGSSRGIGRAIALRLAQAGHDIVLHCRSGLSEAQAVQAEIEALGRRVRVLQFDVADRETCKRILEADVESHGAYYGVVLNAGLTRDGAFPALSDDDWDVVLRTNLDGFYNVLHPVMMPMIRRRAAGRIVCITSVSGLIGNRGQVNYSASKAGVIGAAKALAIELGKRKITVNCVAPGLIDTAMLDENVPVEELMKMIPAQRMGTPEEVAAAVNFLMSAEASYITRQVLAVNGGLC; encoded by the coding sequence ATGACTGAATCCGTACTGGTCACCGGCTCCAGCCGTGGCATCGGCCGCGCCATTGCCTTGCGTTTGGCGCAAGCCGGGCATGACATCGTCCTGCATTGCCGCAGCGGCTTGAGCGAAGCGCAGGCGGTGCAGGCTGAAATCGAAGCGTTGGGCCGCCGTGTGCGCGTCCTGCAATTCGACGTCGCCGATCGCGAAACCTGCAAACGCATTCTCGAAGCCGACGTCGAAAGCCACGGCGCCTATTACGGCGTGGTGCTCAACGCCGGGTTGACCCGCGACGGCGCGTTTCCGGCGCTGAGCGACGACGATTGGGACGTGGTGCTGCGGACCAACCTCGACGGTTTTTACAACGTTTTGCACCCGGTGATGATGCCGATGATCCGTCGTCGTGCCGCCGGGCGCATCGTCTGCATCACTTCCGTTTCGGGTTTGATCGGCAACCGTGGCCAGGTCAATTACAGCGCTTCGAAGGCCGGCGTGATCGGTGCGGCAAAGGCATTGGCGATCGAGCTGGGCAAGCGCAAAATCACCGTTAACTGCGTCGCCCCGGGTCTGATCGACACGGCCATGCTCGACGAAAACGTGCCGGTGGAAGAGCTGATGAAAATGATTCCCGCACAACGCATGGGCACCCCTGAAGAAGTAGCGGCTGCGGTGAATTTCCTGATGTCGGCGGAAGCTTCGTACATCACCCGCCAGGTGCTGGCGGTCAACGGAGGCTTGTGCTGA
- a CDS encoding hotdog family protein has translation MSHWPLAELLPHAGDMILIDAIERFDDEQIFTRLTVKPDGLFNLPDGSLPAWVGVELMAQSVAAFAGCHARQKGNPVELGFLLGTRKYECNVEAFPAGSALTIHGLRSLEDDNGMGVFECHINGDGIHASARLNVFRPPEANQYLQQTKESNDD, from the coding sequence ATGAGCCACTGGCCGCTCGCCGAACTGCTGCCGCATGCCGGCGACATGATTCTGATCGATGCGATCGAGCGCTTCGACGATGAGCAGATTTTCACCCGCCTCACGGTCAAGCCCGACGGCCTGTTCAACCTGCCCGACGGCAGCCTGCCGGCGTGGGTCGGCGTCGAGCTGATGGCGCAAAGCGTCGCCGCTTTCGCCGGTTGCCATGCCCGGCAGAAAGGCAATCCGGTAGAGCTGGGCTTTTTGCTCGGCACGCGCAAATACGAGTGCAATGTCGAAGCCTTTCCAGCGGGGAGTGCGTTGACCATCCACGGTTTGCGCTCGCTGGAAGACGACAATGGCATGGGTGTATTCGAATGCCACATCAATGGCGACGGGATTCACGCCAGCGCCCGGCTGAACGTATTCCGTCCGCCCGAAGCCAACCAATATCTGCAACAGACAAAGGAGTCGAACGATGACTGA
- a CDS encoding beta-ketoacyl-[acyl-carrier-protein] synthase family protein, producing the protein MTAYLNALGVICALGRDKSEVARNLFAGDCSGMRRTAGWVAERELPVAAVHGELAAIPAELVDQSSRNNQLLLEAALQIRDDIDRAIQAYGRERIGVVLGTSTSGIDEASRGLAHYIREQQFPTEYDYRQQELGAPANFLAEWLQLSGPAYVISTACTSSARALMSAQRLLDLGLCDAVLCGGVDSLCKLTLNGFSALDAVSDERCNPFSVNRNGINIGEAAVLFMMSRQQDDGPAIALLGAGASSDAHHISAPEPTGRGALQAMQKALSRAHLRAPQINYLNLHGTATQHNDAMESLAVATLFPDGVACSSTKPLTGHTLGAAGALEAAFCWLSLSAENPQHALPPHIWDGQADPALPPLKWVTASERLTSIAPRYLMSNSFAFGGNNVSLIIGDAP; encoded by the coding sequence ATGACCGCTTACCTCAATGCCCTCGGCGTGATCTGCGCTTTGGGTCGCGACAAGTCTGAAGTCGCGCGCAATCTGTTCGCCGGCGACTGTTCGGGCATGCGCCGCACAGCCGGCTGGGTGGCCGAGCGTGAATTGCCGGTGGCTGCCGTGCACGGCGAGCTGGCAGCGATTCCTGCGGAACTGGTCGACCAAAGCAGTCGCAACAATCAACTGCTGCTGGAAGCCGCGTTGCAGATCCGTGATGATATCGACCGCGCGATCCAGGCCTACGGTCGTGAGCGCATCGGCGTGGTCCTGGGCACCAGCACCTCGGGCATCGACGAGGCCAGCCGGGGCCTGGCGCATTACATTCGCGAGCAGCAATTCCCGACTGAATACGATTACCGCCAACAGGAGCTCGGTGCCCCGGCAAATTTTCTTGCTGAATGGCTGCAACTGAGCGGCCCGGCCTATGTCATTTCCACCGCGTGCACTTCCAGCGCACGGGCGCTGATGAGCGCCCAACGCCTGCTTGATCTGGGCCTGTGCGACGCGGTGCTGTGCGGCGGCGTCGACAGTTTGTGCAAACTGACGCTCAATGGTTTTTCCGCGCTCGATGCGGTGTCCGATGAGCGCTGCAATCCGTTCTCGGTCAATCGCAACGGCATCAACATCGGCGAGGCGGCGGTATTGTTCATGATGAGCCGACAGCAGGATGACGGGCCGGCGATTGCCCTGCTTGGTGCGGGCGCGAGTTCCGACGCGCATCATATTTCGGCACCGGAGCCGACTGGACGCGGCGCCCTGCAAGCGATGCAGAAAGCCTTGAGCCGCGCACACCTGCGAGCGCCGCAGATCAACTATCTGAACCTGCACGGCACCGCCACCCAGCACAACGACGCCATGGAAAGTCTCGCGGTCGCGACACTGTTTCCGGATGGCGTGGCCTGCTCGTCGACCAAACCACTGACTGGCCATACCCTCGGTGCCGCTGGCGCGCTGGAAGCGGCGTTCTGCTGGCTGAGCCTGAGTGCAGAGAATCCTCAGCACGCATTGCCGCCGCATATCTGGGACGGCCAGGCCGATCCGGCCTTGCCACCGCTCAAATGGGTGACCGCGAGCGAGCGCCTGACGTCCATTGCACCGCGCTACCTGATGAGCAACTCGTTTGCCTTCGGCGGCAATAACGTCAGCCTGATTATCGGAGACGCCCCATGA
- a CDS encoding class I SAM-dependent methyltransferase, whose amino-acid sequence MNYLSDSYVEETRFGFWFLRSHTWQHHVLRVAINDLRGLFTHALPQNPVLLDAGCGQGKSFAHLRQTFAPHRLIGVDADPHSLQLSAEEAARLGLDVELIGSDCATLQVADASVDLLFCHQTFHHLVEQEKALAEFYRVLKPGGYLLFAESTEAYIDTWVIRWLFRHPMHVQKSAAGYLEMIRGQGFEFAEQNVSYPYLWWSRSKDFGLLERLGLSKPKPFGEREETLVNVVARKPLAGAI is encoded by the coding sequence ATGAACTACCTGAGCGACAGTTACGTCGAGGAAACCCGCTTCGGTTTCTGGTTCCTGCGCAGCCACACTTGGCAGCACCATGTGTTGCGAGTGGCGATCAATGATCTACGCGGATTGTTTACTCATGCGCTGCCGCAAAACCCGGTGCTGCTGGACGCCGGTTGCGGTCAGGGCAAGTCGTTCGCACATCTGCGCCAGACGTTCGCCCCCCACCGCTTGATCGGCGTCGATGCCGACCCGCACAGCCTGCAACTCAGCGCCGAAGAGGCCGCGCGGTTGGGCCTCGACGTCGAACTGATCGGCAGCGATTGCGCAACGCTCCAGGTTGCGGACGCCAGTGTCGACCTGCTGTTCTGCCATCAGACTTTCCATCACCTGGTCGAGCAGGAAAAAGCACTCGCCGAGTTTTATCGGGTGCTGAAACCGGGTGGTTATCTGCTGTTCGCCGAGTCCACCGAGGCTTACATTGATACCTGGGTGATTCGCTGGCTGTTCCGCCATCCGATGCACGTGCAGAAGAGCGCCGCCGGGTATCTGGAAATGATTCGTGGCCAGGGTTTCGAGTTTGCCGAGCAGAACGTTTCCTACCCGTACCTGTGGTGGAGTCGGTCAAAGGATTTTGGTCTGCTGGAGCGATTGGGCTTGAGCAAGCCGAAGCCATTCGGTGAGCGCGAAGAGACCCTGGTGAATGTCGTCGCGCGCAAGCCGCTTGCAGGTGCTATCTGA